A genome region from Littorina saxatilis isolate snail1 unplaced genomic scaffold, US_GU_Lsax_2.0 scaffold_515, whole genome shotgun sequence includes the following:
- the LOC138955453 gene encoding uncharacterized protein — translation MMQYTSLFVLLVDLSGALSQTAPTGNFFNCRRKGITCTDGICDTAMGTTCNCESSFTAILDYNCVADADATTTCTDPALCQNGGECRVVGGTDTCFCPQLYTGTTCELPRIELTCDPLAMTVTVRPHGTFAGAMYAKGRASITDCRLALSVTDYVKAFDYDPTAATNCGVAQSDLEDPPGTVIGTKYTLNVIVQYETTPDIVMGTDQELVATCSFPDSAIATGVIFESDATG, via the exons ATGATGCAATACACTTCGCTGTTTGTGCTGCTAGTGGATCTGTCAG GAGCTTTGTCCCAGACCGCTCCGACCGGAAATTTTTTCAACTGTCGCCGCAAAGGTATCACCTGTACCGACGGTATCTGTGACACGGCTATGGGCACGACATGTAACTGTGAGTCCTCCTTCACCGCCATTCTGGACTACAACTGTGTGGCTGATGCTGACG CAACCACGACCTGCACTGACCCCGCCTTATGTCAAAATGGCGGCGAGTGTCGCGTTGTAGGAGGAACCGACACCTGTTTCTGTCCACAACTCTACACAGGCACAACCTGCGAACTGCCGAGAA TTGAGCTGACTTGCGATCCCCTTGcgatgacagtgacagtgaggCCGCACGGGACATTCGCGGGAGCAATGTATGCTAAGGGACGAGCCTCTATCACCGATTGTCGGCTGGCCCTCTCTGTGACTGATTATGTCAAAGCCTTTGATTATGACCCGACAGCGGCGACCAACTGTGGTGTGGCGCAGAGTGATCTT gAAGACCCCCCCGGCACTGTAATCGGGACCAAATACACGCTGAACGTGATTGTCCAGTATGAGACCACCCCGGACATCGTCATGGGCACTGACCAGGAGCTGGTGGCCACCTGTTCCTTTCCCGATTCAGCCATCGCCACGGGCGTGATCTTTGAGTCGGACGCCACAGGGTAA